A genome region from Triticum aestivum cultivar Chinese Spring chromosome 2B, IWGSC CS RefSeq v2.1, whole genome shotgun sequence includes the following:
- the LOC123047529 gene encoding uncharacterized protein encodes MQAAASWGKGLPGLRSHLCAAASFHSTPPSPAKWKGKFGCKHEHGERKLSKKYERYVVRQKRAEGKKALQNYLLYGKSTPHIEDGSMGSFANSHDIPRFKTFRKKQDHSSTKPRQGVHHQRKDKKDKAKFYNFFYETRYVNPENIFETIFGEHHQSFTWSHASWEGFHFRASSFGFRRAGESRRQRVESESEDESDDDDTGETAGVGSHAHRVTLGLPPRGPLTLDDVKTAFRASALRWHPDKHPGSSQAVAEEKFKLCVNAYNSLCAVLKAA; translated from the exons ATGCAGGCCGCCGCCTCCTGGGGCAAGGGCCTCCCCGGCCTGCGGAGCCACCTCTGCGCCGCCGCGTCGTTCCACTCCACGCCCCCCTCCCCCGCCAAGTGGAAGGGCAAGTTCGGTTGCAAG CATGAACATGGAGAACGGAAGCTATCCAAG AAATATGAGCGATACGTTGTTCGTCAAAAACGAGCAGAAGGAAAGAAGGCCCTGCAAAATTACCTTCTGTATGGAAAGTCAACACCTCATATAGAG GATGGAAGTATGGGCAGCTTTGCTAATTCGCATGATATTCCACGATTCAAAACGTTCAGAAAAAAACAGGATCACAGTTCAACAAAACCTCGACAAGGAGTACACCATCAAAGAAAGG ACAAAAAGGACAAGGCGAAGTTCTACAACTTTTTCTACGAAACCCGTTATGTGaatcctgaaaatatttttgaGACCATCTTTGGCGAGCATCACCAGAGTTTTACCTGGTCCCATGCTTCATGGGAGGGTTTTCACTTCAGGGCTTCATCGTTTGGATTCAGACGGGCTGGTGAATCACGAAGACAAAGAGTTGAAAGCGAGAGCGAAGACGaaagcgacgacgacgacacgggTGAGACAGCCGGCGTTGGCTCACATGCGCACAGGGTCACCCTTGGATTGCCACCTCGTGGTCCACTAACCCTAGATGATGTCAAAACAGC CTTCCGCGCGTCTGCTCTGAGGTGGCACCCTGACAAGCACCCGGGCTCTTCACAG GCTGTAGCCGAGGAGAAGTTCAAGCTGTGCGTCAATGCATACAACTCGCTCTGCGCCGTCCTCAAGGCCGCGTGA
- the LOC123047530 gene encoding uncharacterized protein: MDRHGHGQQHRLVTVTMPREGDAASSYAGGGTVDVVAREAAAQALGAVVQLHFDKTVEKKRSADAQKQELWRLFLAFFLFLALVLSSVAGGGRLQCRHLWAPAGLLSLAHLAFYAAVAHHLRCLNGFRYQRRCHKLTLALAADRLRMLKSAGEVVAAADVEVPYQEPHETYLAKFKRSWAIHFAFLIATFAFSVAAAVAVLCF; encoded by the exons ATGGATCGGCACGGGCACGGGCAGCAGCACCGGCTGGTGACGGTGACGATGCCGCGGGAGGGGGATGCGGCTTCCTCCTACGCGGGAGGGGGGACGGTGGACGTggtggcgcgggaggcggcggcgcaggcgcTGGGGGCGGTGGTGCAGCTGCACTTCGACAAGACGGTGGAGAAGAAGCGCAGCGCCGACGCGCAGAAGCAGGAGCTCTGGCGCCTCTTCCtcgccttcttcctcttcctcgcgctCGTCCTCTCCTCCGTCGCCGGCGGGGGCCGCCTCCAGTGCCGCCACCTCTGGGCCCCCGCGGGGCTCCTCTCCCTCGCCCACCTCGCCTTCTACGCCGCCGTCGCGCACCACCTCCGATGCCTCAACGGCTTCAG GTACCAGCGGCGGTGCCACAAGCTGACGCTGGCGCTGGCGGCGGACCGGCTGCGGATGCTCAAGTCggcgggggaggtggtggcggccgCCGACGTGGAGGTGCCCTACCAGGAGCCACACGAGACCTACCTCGCCAAGTTCAAGCGCAGCTGGGCCATCCACTTCGCCTTCCTCATCGCcaccttcgccttctccgtcgccgccgccgtcgcagtcCTCTGCTTCTAG